From Selenomonas ruminantium AC2024, a single genomic window includes:
- a CDS encoding NAD-dependent epimerase/dehydratase family protein, with protein MVAQRDINIILENPIDWEYFRDKTVLITGATGRLGMYFAEAFCKADLEWNLNMNIVLLARSRKKLEKVFGSTLDFPNVHICVQDIIDPIAWDGEVDYIFHTAGMASPMDFTHTPVDTLWGHVAGTHQVMELARQKKSKRVFYVSTVEIYGDWQSEERIKESDMGPMECNKARACYPEAKRLCETMLASYEAQYGIEYVGARLCHTFGPGISLEDGRAFSEFLRDVVEGKDIILQSDGSAMRTYTYVADAVGAMLLAFTKGKNKEYYNIAALDNLISIRDLAKLIAGLDPKQKVQVRYAQSEHGKLQYLPFHLAIMNVDKIKALGWESRVNLNDAFRYTLESFLQRN; from the coding sequence ATGGTAGCACAAAGAGATATTAACATCATTTTGGAAAATCCAATTGATTGGGAATATTTTCGTGATAAGACAGTATTAATAACAGGGGCAACAGGTCGCTTGGGAATGTATTTTGCAGAGGCATTCTGCAAGGCGGATTTGGAATGGAATCTGAATATGAACATCGTCCTGTTGGCTAGGAGTCGTAAGAAGCTGGAAAAAGTATTTGGCAGTACCTTAGATTTTCCCAATGTTCATATTTGTGTACAGGATATCATTGATCCGATTGCGTGGGATGGTGAAGTAGATTATATATTCCATACCGCAGGAATGGCAAGCCCTATGGATTTTACCCATACACCGGTGGATACGTTATGGGGGCATGTGGCCGGAACCCATCAGGTAATGGAATTAGCTCGCCAAAAAAAGAGTAAAAGAGTATTCTACGTATCTACGGTAGAAATTTATGGTGATTGGCAAAGTGAGGAAAGAATAAAAGAATCCGATATGGGACCTATGGAGTGCAATAAGGCACGGGCTTGTTATCCAGAGGCCAAGCGTCTCTGTGAAACGATGCTGGCATCATACGAGGCACAGTATGGTATAGAGTATGTAGGTGCACGCCTTTGCCATACTTTTGGCCCAGGAATCTCGCTGGAGGATGGCAGGGCCTTTTCTGAATTTTTAAGGGATGTTGTAGAGGGGAAAGACATTATTCTCCAATCCGATGGTAGCGCTATGCGTACCTATACTTATGTGGCTGATGCGGTAGGTGCAATGTTGCTTGCTTTTACGAAAGGAAAGAACAAGGAATATTACAATATTGCAGCTTTGGATAATCTTATCAGTATTCGTGATTTGGCAAAACTGATTGCGGGATTGGATCCGAAACAAAAGGTTCAAGTAAGATATGCACAGTCAGAACATGGAAAACTGCAATACCTGCCCTTCCATTTAGCCATTATGAATGTGGATAAGATTAAAGCATTAGGCTGGGAGTCTAGGGTAAATTTGAACGATGCATTCCGTTACACACTGGAATCATTTCTGCAGAGGAATTGA
- a CDS encoding IspD/TarI family cytidylyltransferase encodes MNTALILAAGVGQRMRNAGLPKQFLKLFGKPIIIYTLEKFAKHPDIDNIVIVCREGYLDYMKQLLQDYHVQKVSCLLIGGDERQSSLWKGLEAIRASGAQDDDVIIIHDGVRPMVSSATIRENIRVAKTYGCAITVHPSIETVVITDSEQAGIDDFKKRKSTYSLTAPQSFLLGNIWKSYKTDSPEEYNGMPLLDAGMLYASQGGSVHLVKEQNKNIKITTPEDFYYLKAMIELEENKSIFGI; translated from the coding sequence ATGAATACAGCACTTATACTAGCTGCTGGTGTCGGGCAGAGAATGAGAAATGCGGGACTCCCAAAGCAGTTTTTAAAGCTGTTCGGCAAACCAATCATTATTTACACGCTAGAAAAATTTGCCAAACATCCAGATATTGACAATATTGTTATCGTATGCCGGGAGGGCTATTTAGATTATATGAAGCAATTGCTTCAGGATTATCATGTTCAAAAGGTATCATGCCTGCTTATCGGCGGAGACGAGCGCCAAAGCAGTTTGTGGAAAGGTTTGGAAGCTATTCGTGCGTCTGGTGCGCAGGATGATGATGTTATTATCATTCATGATGGCGTTCGTCCTATGGTATCTTCTGCAACAATTCGTGAAAATATTCGAGTAGCGAAGACTTATGGATGTGCCATTACAGTTCATCCATCAATTGAAACAGTTGTGATTACAGATTCAGAACAAGCTGGAATTGATGATTTTAAGAAAAGGAAAAGTACCTATTCATTGACTGCTCCACAAAGTTTTTTGCTGGGAAATATATGGAAATCTTATAAGACAGATTCGCCGGAAGAATATAATGGAATGCCGTTGTTGGATGCGGGAATGCTTTATGCCAGCCAGGGGGGAAGTGTCCATTTGGTTAAAGAGCAGAATAAAAATATCAAGATCACAACACCAGAGGATTTTTACTATTTGAAAGCAATGATTGAGTTGGAAGAAAATAAGTCAATCTTTGGTATATAG
- a CDS encoding glycerophosphodiester phosphodiesterase — translation MADVKVWAHRGAGGWDKQYAPENTMPAFEKAIEMGADGIELDVQFSKDGEIVICHDETIDRTSNGVGAVRAYTLKELKQFNFCSVHPEFGFVESPTLREVLEFMQEKDFQLNIELKTSNYDYPGLEEAASKLVKEYGLNDRVIYSSFGYASLKKLRKCDKDAQIAILCSTDFVLQEDVEVLQAIAIHPWEQLVTAERVKKWHEWGVKVNTWTVDNPQRMKEILTMDVDAMITDCPDNGRRVASEM, via the coding sequence TTGGCTGATGTAAAAGTATGGGCACATAGAGGTGCCGGCGGCTGGGATAAGCAGTACGCCCCGGAAAACACCATGCCGGCCTTTGAAAAGGCCATCGAAATGGGCGCGGATGGCATTGAACTGGATGTACAGTTCTCCAAAGACGGCGAAATCGTCATCTGCCATGATGAAACCATCGATAGAACTAGCAACGGCGTTGGCGCCGTCCGCGCATACACGCTAAAGGAACTGAAGCAATTCAACTTCTGCAGCGTCCACCCGGAATTCGGCTTTGTGGAAAGCCCCACCTTGCGGGAAGTGCTGGAATTTATGCAAGAAAAAGACTTCCAGCTGAATATCGAGCTAAAGACCAGCAACTACGACTACCCGGGCTTGGAAGAAGCTGCAAGCAAACTGGTTAAGGAATACGGCCTCAATGACCGGGTAATCTACTCATCATTTGGCTATGCCTCCCTAAAAAAACTCCGGAAGTGTGACAAGGACGCGCAAATCGCCATCCTCTGCAGCACAGACTTTGTCCTGCAGGAAGATGTCGAGGTTCTGCAAGCCATAGCCATCCATCCGTGGGAGCAGTTGGTAACGGCAGAAAGAGTAAAAAAATGGCATGAATGGGGAGTAAAAGTCAATACGTGGACGGTTGATAATCCTCAGCGAATGAAGGAAATCTTAACGATGGATGTGGATGCCATGATTACGGATTGTCCGGATAATGGGCGAAGAGTGGCAAGTGAGATGTGA
- a CDS encoding Gfo/Idh/MocA family oxidoreductase translates to MKKVITYGTFDLFHEGHYRLLKRAKALGDYLIVGVTTESFDQARGKLNVVDALMTRIENVKKTGFADEVIVEDHIGQKVEDIQKYGVDIFVLGSDWEGKFDYLKDFCEVRYLERTRGISSTMKRASSHKIVRIGLIGNGRIAKRFIPESHFVSGMELTGVYNPRRASAEKFAHEQDLEFFTDDEEEFYQHVDAVDICTPHQYHYEYAKRALEHGKHVLCEKPIALKKAEAEELFDLAKEKGLILMEAIKTAYTPGFIRLLSMVQSGVIGEIRDVESCFTRIFPNDSSRELTDAEHGGSFTEYGSYTLLPIVKLLGGNYKNIRFECFKATNGIDLYTKVYFDYEHSMATAKTGLKVKSDGHLLISGTKGYIMVTAPWWKTTEFEICYEDFTQNEKVFTKYLGDGLRYELSDFISAINGNPRGDFKLTRTESIACADIMEKFLAWRNSTPIKEGVVIG, encoded by the coding sequence ATGAAAAAAGTAATCACATATGGTACCTTCGACCTCTTTCATGAAGGGCATTATCGCTTGTTAAAACGTGCTAAAGCCTTAGGCGACTACCTGATTGTGGGGGTAACTACGGAAAGTTTTGACCAGGCCAGAGGCAAGCTGAATGTGGTGGATGCTTTGATGACTCGTATCGAAAACGTCAAAAAAACTGGCTTTGCCGATGAAGTTATCGTGGAAGACCATATCGGACAAAAAGTGGAGGATATACAGAAATACGGTGTGGATATCTTTGTCCTAGGATCAGATTGGGAAGGCAAATTTGACTATCTCAAGGACTTCTGCGAGGTACGCTACCTCGAACGGACAAGGGGCATATCCTCCACCATGAAGCGGGCCAGCAGCCACAAGATTGTCCGCATTGGCCTTATCGGCAACGGGCGCATAGCCAAACGATTCATTCCCGAATCCCACTTCGTCAGCGGCATGGAACTGACCGGGGTCTATAACCCGCGCAGGGCCAGTGCGGAAAAATTCGCTCATGAGCAGGATTTGGAATTCTTCACCGATGATGAGGAAGAATTCTATCAGCATGTGGATGCGGTGGATATCTGCACGCCTCATCAATATCATTACGAGTACGCCAAACGCGCCTTGGAACATGGCAAGCATGTTCTGTGCGAAAAGCCCATAGCCCTCAAAAAAGCTGAGGCAGAAGAACTTTTTGATTTGGCCAAGGAAAAAGGCCTGATTCTGATGGAGGCCATCAAGACCGCCTATACGCCGGGCTTTATCCGGCTGCTGTCCATGGTGCAAAGCGGCGTGATTGGGGAAATCCGCGATGTCGAGTCCTGCTTTACCCGGATTTTTCCTAATGACTCCTCCCGTGAACTGACCGATGCAGAACATGGCGGCAGTTTTACGGAATATGGCAGCTATACGCTGCTGCCTATAGTCAAACTATTGGGCGGCAATTATAAAAATATCCGCTTTGAATGCTTTAAGGCGACAAATGGTATTGATTTATACACCAAGGTTTACTTCGACTATGAGCACAGCATGGCCACGGCCAAGACCGGCCTTAAGGTCAAATCGGACGGCCACTTGCTGATTTCTGGCACCAAAGGCTACATCATGGTGACGGCTCCCTGGTGGAAAACCACGGAATTTGAAATCTGCTATGAAGACTTTACGCAGAATGAGAAGGTATTTACCAAATACCTTGGAGATGGTCTGCGCTATGAGTTGAGCGACTTCATCTCCGCTATCAACGGCAATCCCCGTGGCGATTTCAAGCTGACCCGCACCGAGTCCATCGCCTGTGCGGATATCATGGAGAAATTCCTCGCCTGGCGCAACAGCACACCGATAAAGGAGGGCGTGGTCATTGGCTGA